A section of the Streptomyces sp. NBC_00178 genome encodes:
- a CDS encoding GTP-binding protein, which translates to MDSAVSEAPLFTPRQPGPREQPEEPPQDWQLDHTRAPIATKIVVAGGFGVGKTTFVTSVSEITPLQTEALMTRASEETDDLTATPDKVTTTVAMDFGRLTLDDDLVLYVFGTPGQQRFWFMWDDLVRGAIGAVVLADTRRLADCFPALDYFESCGLPYIVAVNHFEGTEGFEEADVREALSIPPHVPVVIMDARNRITVVESLLALVGHAYDVAPA; encoded by the coding sequence ATGGACTCCGCCGTCTCTGAGGCGCCGCTCTTCACCCCCCGTCAGCCGGGCCCGCGCGAGCAGCCCGAGGAGCCTCCGCAGGACTGGCAGCTCGACCACACGCGTGCGCCGATCGCCACCAAGATCGTGGTCGCGGGCGGCTTCGGCGTGGGCAAGACGACGTTCGTCACCTCGGTCTCCGAGATAACCCCGCTGCAGACCGAAGCGCTGATGACCCGGGCCAGCGAGGAGACCGACGACCTCACGGCCACGCCCGACAAGGTCACCACGACCGTGGCGATGGACTTCGGCCGTCTCACCCTCGACGACGACCTCGTCCTGTACGTCTTCGGCACCCCCGGGCAGCAGCGGTTCTGGTTCATGTGGGACGACCTCGTACGCGGCGCGATCGGCGCGGTCGTCCTCGCCGACACCCGGCGCCTCGCCGACTGCTTCCCGGCCCTCGACTACTTCGAGAGCTGCGGCCTTCCGTACATCGTCGCCGTCAACCACTTCGAGGGCACGGAGGGGTTCGAGGAGGCCGACGTGAGGGAAGCCCTGTCCATTCCGCCGCACGTACCTGTTGTGATCATGGATGCGCGTAACAGGATCACGGTCGTCGAGTCCCTGCTCGCCCTGGTGGGCCACGCATACGACGTCGCGCCCGCGTAA
- a CDS encoding styrene monooxygenase/indole monooxygenase family protein encodes MRKILIVGAGQSGLQLALGLQSNGYEVTLMSNRTADEIRSGRVMSTQCMFHTALQHERDLQLNFWESQAPRIDGLGVSVAGPDSSRVIDWVGKLDGYAQSVDQRVKMAGWMDTFAQRGGQLVIHGAAVSDLDYFSRTYDLVMVSAGKGELVSMFGRDASRSPYDTPQRALAVAYVHGMGPRPEHPDFDAVRCNLVPGVGELFVMPTLTTSGRADILFWEGVPGGPLDAFQGIKDPSEHLARTLELMEKFTPWEYARATKVELTDANATLAGRYAPTVRKPVGRLPGGGLVLGVGDVVVANDPITGQGSNTASKCAHSYLNSILEHGDREFDEAFMEATFERHWENTQHVVKWTNAMLGPPPEHVLNLIGAAGQLQPAADRFANGFDNPADFDNFFFEPEKTNAYLGSLTGGQ; translated from the coding sequence ATGCGGAAGATACTGATAGTCGGAGCCGGTCAGTCCGGGCTCCAGCTGGCCCTCGGACTGCAGTCCAACGGCTACGAAGTCACCCTGATGTCCAACCGCACGGCGGACGAGATCCGGTCGGGCCGCGTCATGTCGACGCAGTGCATGTTCCACACGGCTCTCCAGCACGAGCGGGACCTCCAGCTCAACTTCTGGGAGTCGCAGGCGCCGCGGATCGACGGACTCGGTGTCTCGGTCGCCGGGCCCGACTCGTCGCGCGTCATCGACTGGGTGGGCAAGCTCGACGGCTACGCGCAGTCCGTCGACCAGCGCGTGAAGATGGCCGGCTGGATGGACACCTTCGCCCAGCGCGGCGGTCAGCTCGTGATCCACGGCGCGGCCGTGTCCGACCTGGACTACTTCTCCCGCACGTACGACCTGGTGATGGTCTCGGCCGGCAAGGGCGAGCTCGTCTCCATGTTCGGGCGGGACGCGTCCCGTTCGCCGTACGACACCCCCCAGCGGGCGCTGGCCGTCGCGTACGTCCACGGCATGGGCCCGCGCCCGGAGCACCCGGACTTCGACGCGGTCCGCTGCAACCTGGTCCCGGGCGTCGGCGAGCTGTTCGTCATGCCGACCCTGACCACGTCGGGCCGAGCGGACATCCTGTTCTGGGAAGGCGTCCCCGGCGGCCCGCTGGACGCCTTCCAGGGCATCAAGGACCCTTCGGAGCACCTGGCCAGGACGCTGGAGCTCATGGAGAAGTTCACCCCGTGGGAGTACGCGCGCGCCACCAAGGTCGAGCTGACCGACGCCAACGCCACGCTGGCGGGCCGTTACGCCCCGACCGTGCGCAAGCCCGTCGGCCGGCTGCCCGGCGGCGGTCTGGTGCTCGGCGTGGGGGACGTGGTGGTCGCCAACGACCCCATCACCGGGCAGGGTTCGAACACGGCGTCGAAGTGTGCGCACTCCTACCTGAACTCGATCCTCGAACACGGCGACCGCGAGTTCGACGAGGCGTTCATGGAGGCCACCTTCGAGCGGCACTGGGAGAACACCCAGCACGTCGTGAAGTGGACGAACGCGATGCTCGGCCCGCCGCCGGAGCACGTGCTGAACCTGATCGGCGCGGCCGGTCAGCTCCAGCCCGCCGCCGACCGGTTCGCCAACGGGTTCGACAACCCGGCGGACTTCGACAACTTCTTCTTCGAGCCGGAGAAGACGAACGCCTACCTCGGCTCGCTCACCGGCGGCCAGTAG
- a CDS encoding polysaccharide deacetylase family protein produces the protein MQTTAPGSARADAAPDAKGSFGPADCRKAKCIALTFDAGPSDDTPHLLDVLKEEKVPATFFLLGRDHVLKHPDTVRRIGAEGHEVANHTWSHEILTGKEPGEIRAELEKTQDAIESVTGRKPRLMRPPQGRTDDEVSKVSKELGLSQILWSATAKDYSTTDSALIRKRILDQAGKDGIILLHDIYKGTVPAVPGIIHTLKKRGYTFVTVPQLMAPAEPEPGTVYRP, from the coding sequence ATGCAGACCACCGCGCCCGGATCCGCGCGCGCCGACGCCGCACCGGACGCCAAGGGGTCCTTCGGCCCGGCTGACTGCCGCAAGGCCAAGTGCATCGCGCTGACCTTCGACGCCGGCCCGTCCGACGACACCCCGCACCTGCTGGACGTGCTCAAGGAGGAGAAGGTGCCGGCCACCTTCTTCCTGCTGGGCAGGGACCACGTCCTGAAGCACCCGGACACCGTGCGGCGCATCGGGGCGGAGGGACACGAGGTCGCCAACCACACCTGGTCGCACGAGATCCTGACCGGCAAGGAGCCCGGAGAGATACGCGCCGAACTGGAGAAGACCCAGGACGCGATCGAGAGCGTCACGGGCAGGAAGCCGCGGCTGATGCGTCCGCCGCAGGGCCGCACCGACGACGAGGTCTCGAAGGTCTCGAAGGAGCTCGGGCTCTCGCAGATCCTGTGGAGCGCCACCGCCAAGGACTACTCCACGACGGACTCCGCGCTGATCAGGAAGCGGATACTCGACCAGGCGGGCAAGGACGGGATCATCCTCCTGCACGACATATACAAGGGCACGGTCCCCGCGGTGCCGGGCATCATCCACACCCTGAAGAAGCGGGGCTACACCTTCGTGACCGTGCCCCAGCTGATGGCCCCGGCCGAGCCGGAACCCGGCACGGTGTACCGCCCCTGA
- a CDS encoding DUF742 domain-containing protein: MTSAAEPVRKLPVRGADRKAARVRPYSLTGGRTRFGHVLLVETFVAALEAPEERRELTNGNLASRVMPELRAIVELCRRMRTVAEISALLKMPLGVVRVLLSDLADQGKIRVYGTGHGAGQPDRALLERVLNGLRRL; encoded by the coding sequence GTGACGTCAGCTGCTGAACCCGTACGGAAACTGCCGGTCCGGGGCGCCGACCGAAAGGCCGCACGGGTCCGCCCGTACTCCCTGACCGGTGGGCGCACCCGCTTCGGACACGTGCTGCTCGTCGAGACGTTCGTCGCCGCGCTCGAGGCGCCCGAGGAACGCCGGGAGCTCACGAACGGCAACCTCGCCTCGCGGGTCATGCCCGAGCTGCGCGCCATCGTCGAACTCTGCCGCCGCATGCGTACGGTCGCGGAGATCTCGGCCCTGCTGAAGATGCCGCTCGGTGTGGTCCGGGTGCTCCTCAGCGACCTGGCCGACCAGGGAAAGATCCGCGTGTACGGGACCGGTCACGGCGCCGGCCAGCCCGACCGCGCACTGCTCGAAAGGGTTCTCAATGGACTCCGCCGTCTCTGA
- a CDS encoding sensor histidine kinase yields MQKKRPRSKDGTREESGAVPQEASATKRTVRVRNRLVAGVAVVGITVIAAGAPAALGASADLNESQRLVTLAALNQQAITLAHSLADERDGVVAHIAAGRDEAGKDDTASLAARVDQQVDEIREAAPAALRRELSDIPSLRRTALTGKGSATEAYQAYSEVLAKLHDLADELAEKTPPRAADATRAPLALGAAVEQASATRGLLLAALAVPGTEPQQPQIDPFTGLPVQTQDESSGEDDRTRDELSAAAQQARVRELSSLADFDQAAGASARDRLASTVTGPQVTSAEKYLTRLTDRPELSDADRSADPKKVEAALSGRIDRMRGVESALGTAQVERLEALRDDDVTALELRLALLGGCLLIAVGVSTAVARTLTQPLAVLRIGAGRIAAEPETAEPVRYTGRNDEFAQVVRSINALHGRLHGLHHDVTGRLESLQTERGKLVAGREALTLQRAELQAQVTELGSQLERLRNTVHHTFVNLSLRTLGLVERQLGVIEGMEEREQDPERLATLFKLDHMATVMRRHSENLLVLAGADHGQGHVNPIPLVDVLRAAVSEIERYERVTIQSLPPHAQIAGFAADDLSHLVAELLENATSFSPPDSHVELSGWLLETGEVMLSVQDEGIGMSAVRMGELNARLADPASFEAGEQAADGAGLGLQVTSLLAARHGVRVQLREQKGNGVAAVVVLPQALLPKAPPTATPPPVQLPGDAPTLNLPGSVAEANSNTLPARSALPGGDPLIAAAEETLRTTAPEPSPAEPAPEVSAQPTSEASAQAGPEATTPAEAAPEVAAPMGDPAPGTPAPTGDPAPEATVPAEAAPEAPAPVLPADGAAPVAAQAGPVREESEAETTMQVRLPVQKDAPGPYAIGPDSHERAADAAPATADAVPAPAADAVPGPRQPLTGLGEEVPDPAPFPERLTDKGLPKRTPRIAAPAPAAPVARPGGLDKEALRRRLGGFHQGAKDGRRDVESEIAEGGPQTDHHEPEGRTDGRIDETGDTVEEARS; encoded by the coding sequence GTGCAGAAGAAGCGGCCTCGGAGCAAGGACGGCACGCGCGAGGAGTCCGGGGCCGTGCCCCAGGAGGCGAGTGCCACCAAGCGGACCGTACGCGTGCGCAACCGGCTCGTCGCCGGTGTCGCCGTCGTGGGGATCACCGTCATAGCCGCGGGTGCCCCCGCGGCCCTGGGCGCCTCCGCCGACCTCAACGAGTCCCAACGGCTGGTCACACTCGCCGCGCTGAACCAGCAGGCCATCACCCTCGCGCACTCCCTGGCCGACGAGCGTGACGGTGTCGTCGCCCACATCGCCGCCGGGCGCGACGAGGCCGGCAAGGACGACACGGCGAGCCTCGCGGCCCGTGTCGACCAGCAGGTCGACGAGATCCGGGAGGCCGCTCCGGCGGCCCTGCGCCGCGAACTCTCCGACATCCCGTCGCTGCGCCGTACCGCGCTCACGGGCAAGGGCTCGGCGACCGAGGCCTACCAGGCGTACTCCGAGGTCCTGGCCAAGCTCCACGACCTCGCGGACGAACTCGCCGAGAAGACCCCGCCGCGCGCCGCCGACGCCACGAGGGCGCCGCTCGCCCTGGGTGCCGCCGTCGAGCAGGCCTCCGCCACCCGCGGTCTCCTGCTGGCCGCACTCGCCGTCCCGGGCACGGAACCCCAGCAGCCGCAGATCGACCCCTTCACCGGCCTGCCCGTCCAGACCCAGGACGAGAGCAGCGGCGAGGACGACCGCACGCGCGACGAGCTGAGTGCCGCCGCCCAGCAGGCCCGGGTACGTGAACTCTCCTCCCTCGCCGACTTCGACCAGGCCGCCGGCGCCTCCGCCAGGGACCGGCTCGCCTCCACGGTCACGGGTCCCCAGGTCACCAGCGCGGAGAAGTACCTCACCCGGTTGACCGACCGGCCCGAACTGTCGGACGCGGACCGGTCGGCCGACCCCAAGAAGGTCGAAGCGGCGCTCTCCGGCCGGATCGACCGCATGCGCGGCGTCGAGTCCGCCCTGGGCACCGCCCAGGTCGAGCGCCTGGAGGCACTGCGCGACGACGACGTCACCGCGCTCGAACTCCGGCTGGCGCTGCTCGGCGGCTGCCTGCTCATCGCCGTGGGCGTCTCCACCGCCGTCGCCCGCACCCTCACCCAGCCGCTGGCCGTCCTGCGCATCGGCGCCGGCCGCATCGCCGCCGAGCCGGAGACCGCCGAACCGGTCCGCTACACCGGGCGCAACGACGAGTTCGCCCAGGTCGTGCGGTCCATCAACGCCCTGCACGGCAGGCTGCACGGGCTGCACCACGACGTCACGGGACGGCTGGAGAGCCTCCAGACCGAGCGCGGGAAACTCGTCGCCGGCCGTGAGGCCCTCACCCTCCAGCGCGCCGAACTGCAGGCGCAGGTCACCGAGCTCGGCTCCCAGCTGGAACGGCTGCGGAACACCGTCCACCACACCTTCGTCAACCTCTCGCTGCGCACGCTCGGCCTCGTCGAGCGCCAGCTCGGCGTGATCGAGGGCATGGAGGAGCGGGAGCAGGACCCGGAGCGCCTCGCCACGCTCTTCAAGCTGGACCACATGGCGACCGTGATGCGCCGGCACAGCGAGAACCTGCTGGTCCTCGCCGGAGCCGACCACGGCCAGGGCCACGTGAACCCGATCCCGCTGGTCGACGTGCTGCGCGCCGCCGTCAGCGAGATCGAGCGGTACGAGCGGGTCACCATCCAGTCCCTGCCGCCGCACGCCCAGATCGCCGGCTTCGCCGCCGACGACTTGAGCCACCTCGTCGCCGAACTGCTGGAGAACGCGACCTCCTTCTCGCCCCCCGACTCCCATGTCGAGCTCTCCGGCTGGCTGCTGGAGACCGGAGAGGTGATGCTCTCGGTCCAGGACGAGGGCATCGGCATGTCGGCGGTCCGGATGGGCGAACTCAATGCCAGGCTGGCGGACCCGGCCTCCTTCGAGGCCGGTGAACAGGCCGCGGACGGGGCAGGTCTGGGGCTTCAGGTGACGTCGCTGCTGGCCGCCCGCCACGGTGTGCGGGTCCAGTTGCGCGAGCAGAAGGGGAACGGGGTGGCAGCGGTCGTGGTGCTTCCGCAGGCCCTGCTGCCCAAGGCCCCGCCGACCGCGACCCCGCCGCCGGTCCAACTGCCGGGCGACGCACCCACGCTGAACCTCCCCGGGTCGGTCGCCGAGGCCAACTCGAATACGCTGCCCGCCCGTTCCGCCCTCCCCGGGGGCGACCCGCTGATCGCCGCCGCCGAGGAGACCCTGCGCACGACGGCCCCCGAGCCGTCGCCCGCGGAACCGGCGCCCGAGGTGTCCGCCCAGCCGACGTCCGAGGCGTCCGCCCAGGCGGGACCCGAGGCGACCACCCCGGCCGAGGCCGCCCCCGAGGTGGCCGCACCGATGGGCGACCCCGCTCCCGGGACCCCGGCCCCCACGGGCGACCCCGCCCCCGAGGCGACCGTCCCGGCCGAGGCCGCTCCCGAGGCCCCCGCCCCGGTGCTGCCGGCCGACGGTGCCGCGCCCGTCGCGGCCCAGGCGGGCCCCGTACGCGAGGAGTCCGAGGCCGAGACCACGATGCAGGTCCGGCTCCCCGTGCAGAAGGACGCGCCGGGCCCGTACGCCATAGGGCCCGACAGCCACGAGCGGGCCGCCGACGCGGCCCCGGCCACCGCGGACGCCGTCCCGGCTCCCGCGGCGGACGCCGTACCCGGCCCCCGGCAGCCGCTGACGGGGCTCGGCGAGGAGGTGCCCGACCCGGCGCCCTTTCCCGAGCGTCTGACCGACAAGGGACTCCCCAAGCGCACGCCCAGGATCGCGGCACCCGCACCGGCCGCGCCCGTCGCGCGTCCGGGCGGCCTGGACAAGGAAGCCCTGCGCCGCCGGCTCGGCGGATTCCACCAGGGAGCCAAGGACGGCCGGCGCGACGTGGAGAGCGAGATCGCCGAGGGCGGCCCGCAGACCGACCACCACGAGCCGGAAGGCCGTACCGACGGCCGCATCGATGAGACGGGGGACACAGTCGAGGAGGCACGCAGTTGA
- a CDS encoding MarR family winged helix-turn-helix transcriptional regulator produces MHGSGSGDGPGVSGTSAVDHEFLALERELAVFLRRARASSGEMAREVHPDLESAAYGLLVRLESTGRQRATELAAYFGVGKATMSRQLRALEVLGLVAREADPADARASLVHLTDEGLARFRTVRDARRGRYARKLAGWDRAEVAELARLLHHLNERTEN; encoded by the coding sequence GTGCACGGCAGCGGAAGCGGCGACGGGCCCGGCGTGAGCGGCACAAGCGCCGTGGACCACGAGTTCCTCGCGCTGGAGCGCGAGTTGGCGGTCTTCCTGCGCCGGGCACGCGCCAGCTCCGGGGAGATGGCGCGCGAGGTCCACCCGGATCTGGAGTCCGCCGCGTACGGACTCCTCGTGCGGCTGGAGTCGACCGGGCGGCAGCGGGCCACCGAGCTCGCGGCGTACTTCGGAGTCGGCAAGGCGACCATGAGCCGTCAGCTGCGGGCCCTGGAGGTCCTCGGCCTGGTGGCACGGGAGGCCGATCCGGCGGACGCCCGCGCCTCGCTCGTCCACCTCACCGACGAGGGTCTGGCGCGCTTCCGCACGGTCCGTGACGCGCGGCGCGGCCGGTACGCCCGCAAGCTCGCGGGCTGGGACCGCGCCGAGGTCGCGGAGCTGGCCAGACTGCTGCACCACCTCAACGAGCGCACGGAGAACTGA
- a CDS encoding CU044_5270 family protein — MKNDNASAPRRTDADEIARLLPAPGRWDLPHEQHLRHKESLMQHIDNDLATENRREAGGPARRLLRPAVLLPVTALALGGVLAAGIAFTADDSKPATAQATDTVQTTGTARPAVVLLQQISTAALKGDTLPVADDQFTYTRSKGRGADLTSGKAVVGPLENREAWSSQKPGPQHKLGVVRTDGETSVVNAELGDTKGTPAGLTRPTYRWLAALPSDPDKLLTYLYAKTPEVKGQERDQAVFDRIGGLVGEVMPPETAAALYRAAAAIPGVTEAPTAHDAIGRHGMGIARDDKTFGARTEWVFDKQDLTFLGSRSYLIRDTAYGASGTLLSSNAVMEHAVVDEAGAEPTDTQRVTGRSQAS, encoded by the coding sequence ATGAAGAACGACAACGCCTCGGCCCCCCGTCGCACCGACGCCGACGAGATTGCCCGGCTCCTGCCGGCCCCGGGCCGGTGGGATCTTCCGCACGAGCAGCACCTGCGCCACAAGGAATCCCTGATGCAGCACATCGACAACGATCTGGCCACCGAGAACCGCCGCGAGGCCGGCGGCCCCGCCCGACGGCTGCTGCGCCCCGCCGTCCTCCTGCCGGTCACCGCACTGGCCCTGGGCGGAGTGCTCGCCGCGGGCATCGCGTTCACCGCCGACGACAGCAAGCCCGCCACCGCTCAGGCCACGGACACCGTCCAGACCACCGGCACGGCGCGGCCCGCCGTGGTACTCCTGCAGCAGATCTCGACCGCCGCGCTCAAGGGCGACACCCTGCCGGTGGCGGACGACCAGTTCACGTACACCAGGTCCAAGGGCAGGGGCGCGGATCTGACCAGCGGGAAGGCCGTGGTCGGCCCCCTGGAGAACCGCGAGGCCTGGTCGTCGCAGAAGCCCGGGCCGCAGCACAAGCTCGGCGTGGTCAGGACCGACGGGGAGACGTCCGTCGTCAACGCCGAACTCGGCGACACCAAGGGCACGCCGGCCGGCCTCACCCGGCCCACCTACCGCTGGCTGGCTGCCCTTCCCTCCGACCCGGACAAGCTCCTCACGTACCTGTACGCCAAGACTCCCGAAGTGAAGGGACAGGAGCGCGACCAGGCGGTCTTCGACCGGATCGGCGGCCTCGTCGGTGAGGTGATGCCGCCCGAGACCGCCGCCGCCCTCTACCGGGCCGCCGCAGCCATCCCGGGTGTCACCGAAGCCCCCACGGCCCACGACGCCATCGGCCGCCACGGCATGGGCATCGCCCGCGACGACAAGACGTTCGGCGCCCGCACCGAATGGGTCTTCGACAAGCAGGACCTCACGTTCCTCGGCTCGCGCAGCTACCTCATCCGGGACACGGCGTACGGCGCGAGCGGCACCCTGCTGTCGAGCAACGCGGTGATGGAGCACGCGGTCGTCGACGAAGCGGGCGCGGAGCCCACGGACACGCAGCGTGTGACGGGGCGCTCGCAGGCGAGCTGA
- a CDS encoding roadblock/LC7 domain-containing protein encodes MTAPSTFGLSSEARNLHWLLSNLVEEVPGVHSVTVVSSDGLMLLSSDPGLAAAKAAGGHRGPRGSSADLATIVSGIGSLTIGAAKLMDGGGVKQTMVAMDEGSVFVMSISDGSLLGVHATPDCDMSVIAYHMALFVGRAGHVLTPELRSELRKSMESTQ; translated from the coding sequence TTGACTGCGCCCAGCACGTTCGGGCTGAGTTCCGAGGCCCGTAACCTTCACTGGTTGCTGAGCAATCTCGTGGAGGAGGTGCCAGGGGTCCACTCGGTCACCGTCGTCTCGTCCGACGGACTGATGCTGCTCTCCTCCGATCCGGGACTCGCGGCGGCCAAGGCCGCGGGCGGGCACCGTGGCCCCCGGGGATCGAGCGCCGATCTCGCCACCATCGTCTCCGGCATCGGATCGCTCACGATCGGCGCCGCGAAGCTGATGGACGGCGGCGGCGTCAAACAGACCATGGTCGCGATGGACGAGGGAAGCGTCTTCGTCATGTCGATCAGCGACGGTTCCCTGCTCGGTGTGCACGCCACCCCCGACTGCGACATGAGCGTCATCGCCTACCACATGGCGCTCTTCGTCGGCCGCGCCGGACACGTACTCACCCCCGAACTCCGCAGTGAGCTGCGCAAATCGATGGAGAGCACCCAGTGA
- the lon gene encoding endopeptidase La, whose amino-acid sequence MTAESKSEAFAPVDLPVLPLDDEVVLPGMVVPLDLSEAEVRAAVEAAQAVARAGSGKPQVLLVPRIDGNYTGIGVVGTVEQVGRLADGDPGAIIRARHRVRIGAGTSGPGNALWVEGTRIDVSAPDPLPGSAAELAKEYKALATSWLKKRGAWQVVDRVEQIEDISALADNSGYSPFLTITQKVRMLETADPVARLKLAIQWLGEHLAEQDVAESIAKDVQEGVDKQQREFLLRRQLDAVRKELSELNGESGADESDDYRARVESADLPEHVREAALKEVEKLERSSDQSPEGSWIRTWLDTVLELPWTERTEDAYDIKGAQEVLDAEHAGLQDVKERITEYLAVRKRRADRGLGVVGGRRGGAVLALVGPPGVGKTSLGESVAHAMGRKFVRVALGGVRDEAEIRGHRRTYVGALPGRIVRAIKEAGSMNPVVLLDEIDKVGSDFRGDPAAALLEVLDPAQNHTFRDHYLEVELDLSDVVFLATANVLEAIPEALLDRMELVRLDGYTEDEKVVIARDHLLPRQLERAGLETGEVTLDESALRKLAGEYTREAGVRNLERSVARLLRKVAAQHELGDRELPFTVSEQDLRGLIGRPHHVPESAQDPAERRTAVPGVATGLAVTGAGGDVLFVEASLADPETGASGLTLTGQLGDVMKESAQIALSFLRSHGAELELPVADLKDRGAHIHFPAGAVPKDGPSAGITMTTALASLLSGRLVRTDVAMTGEVSLTGRVLPIGGLKQKLLAAHRAGITTVVIPKRNEADLDDVPAEVLDTLEVHPVTDVRQVLEIALVPATARAGTRIPAAA is encoded by the coding sequence ATGACTGCTGAGTCCAAGTCCGAGGCGTTCGCGCCGGTCGACCTGCCCGTGCTGCCGCTCGACGACGAGGTCGTACTGCCCGGCATGGTGGTGCCGCTCGACCTGTCGGAGGCGGAGGTACGCGCCGCCGTGGAGGCCGCGCAGGCCGTCGCCCGGGCCGGCAGCGGAAAGCCCCAGGTGCTGCTCGTGCCGCGCATCGACGGCAACTACACCGGGATCGGCGTCGTCGGCACCGTCGAGCAGGTCGGCCGCCTGGCCGACGGCGACCCCGGGGCGATCATCAGGGCCCGCCACCGCGTGCGCATCGGCGCCGGTACGAGCGGGCCCGGGAACGCGCTGTGGGTGGAGGGCACCCGGATCGACGTGTCCGCACCCGACCCCCTGCCCGGATCCGCCGCCGAGCTGGCCAAGGAGTACAAGGCCCTCGCCACCAGCTGGCTGAAGAAGCGCGGCGCCTGGCAGGTCGTGGACCGGGTGGAGCAGATCGAGGACATCTCCGCGCTCGCGGACAACTCCGGTTACTCGCCCTTCCTCACCATCACCCAGAAGGTCCGGATGCTGGAGACCGCGGACCCGGTCGCCCGGCTGAAGCTCGCCATCCAGTGGCTCGGCGAGCACCTGGCCGAGCAGGACGTCGCCGAATCCATCGCCAAGGACGTCCAGGAGGGCGTCGACAAGCAGCAGCGGGAGTTCCTGCTGCGGCGCCAGCTCGACGCCGTGCGCAAGGAGCTCTCGGAGCTCAACGGCGAGTCCGGCGCCGACGAGTCCGACGACTACCGTGCCCGCGTCGAGTCCGCCGACCTGCCGGAGCACGTCCGCGAGGCCGCGCTCAAGGAGGTCGAGAAGCTGGAGCGCTCCTCCGACCAGAGCCCCGAGGGCTCCTGGATCCGGACCTGGCTGGACACGGTCCTGGAACTCCCGTGGACCGAGCGGACCGAGGACGCCTACGACATCAAGGGCGCCCAGGAGGTCCTGGACGCCGAGCACGCGGGCCTGCAGGACGTGAAGGAGCGCATCACCGAGTACCTCGCGGTGCGCAAGCGGCGCGCCGACCGGGGACTGGGCGTGGTCGGAGGCCGCCGGGGCGGTGCGGTGCTGGCGCTCGTCGGCCCGCCCGGAGTCGGCAAGACCTCCCTCGGCGAGAGCGTCGCGCACGCCATGGGACGCAAGTTCGTCCGGGTCGCCCTCGGCGGCGTCCGGGACGAGGCGGAGATCCGCGGTCACCGGCGTACGTACGTCGGCGCGCTGCCGGGCCGCATCGTGCGCGCCATCAAGGAGGCCGGGTCGATGAACCCGGTCGTCCTGCTCGACGAGATCGACAAGGTCGGCTCGGACTTCCGGGGCGACCCGGCCGCCGCCCTGCTCGAAGTGCTCGACCCGGCACAGAACCACACGTTCCGCGACCACTACCTGGAGGTCGAACTCGACCTGAGCGACGTGGTCTTCCTGGCGACGGCCAACGTCCTCGAAGCCATCCCCGAGGCCCTGCTCGACCGCATGGAGCTGGTCAGGCTGGACGGCTACACCGAGGACGAGAAGGTCGTCATCGCACGCGACCACCTCCTCCCGCGCCAGCTGGAGCGGGCGGGCCTGGAGACGGGCGAGGTCACGCTCGACGAGTCGGCCCTGCGCAAGCTGGCCGGCGAGTACACGCGGGAAGCCGGAGTCCGGAACCTGGAGCGCTCCGTCGCCCGGCTGCTGCGCAAGGTGGCGGCCCAGCACGAGCTGGGGGACCGGGAACTGCCGTTCACGGTGTCCGAGCAGGACCTGCGGGGTCTGATCGGCCGGCCGCACCACGTGCCGGAGTCCGCGCAGGACCCCGCCGAGCGCCGTACCGCGGTGCCGGGCGTGGCGACCGGGCTCGCCGTCACCGGGGCGGGAGGGGACGTGCTCTTCGTCGAGGCGTCGCTCGCCGACCCGGAGACCGGGGCGTCCGGACTGACCCTGACGGGCCAGCTCGGCGACGTGATGAAGGAGTCCGCCCAGATCGCGCTGAGCTTCCTGCGCTCGCACGGCGCGGAACTGGAACTCCCCGTCGCGGACCTCAAGGACCGGGGGGCGCACATCCACTTCCCGGCGGGCGCGGTCCCGAAGGACGGTCCGAGTGCCGGCATCACCATGACGACCGCGCTGGCGTCCCTGCTCTCGGGGCGTCTGGTCCGGACCGACGTGGCGATGACCGGTGAGGTGTCGCTGACCGGGCGGGTGCTGCCGATCGGCGGGCTGAAGCAGAAGCTGCTGGCGGCCCACCGGGCCGGGATCACCACCGTGGTGATCCCCAAGAGGAACGAGGCCGACCTGGACGACGTCCCGGCCGAGGTCCTCGACACCCTGGAGGTCCACCCGGTGACCGACGTCCGCCAGGTCCTGGAGATCGCGCTCGTCCCGGCCACGGCCAGGGCGGGGACAAGGATCCCGGCCGCGGCATAG